From the Sphingobium yanoikuyae genome, the window CTTCTCCTCGCGCGCCAGTTCGACGACATGGGCGTTGGTCAGCACCTTGTCCGGGGCGATCGCGATGCCGCTGCCATGGCCCACGAAATAGGCGTCCGCGCCGTTGGTCGCGACCAGGGCGACGCGCACCACGCTGCGCGCAGCGGCGGTGATATCCTGTTGTTCGGCCCGTGCGGGGCTGAGCAGGACGAGGGACGCGACAAGCGCGGCGATCGGGCGAAGGTGACGGAAAAGGGCGACCATAGGAGGCGCATACATATGCGAAGGCCCGCTTTAGGCAATCGGGAAAAAGCGGATGCGACGGGCCGTGTGCTTTTGACCGCAAGCGACGGGAAGCCTCGCCAAGCCGTCTGGATTACCCCATATCCATGAACCAGATGACACGCCCCGAACCCGTCCCGGCCGCCATGCCCGATGCCACAGACTGCTGGACCGCCTTTCTGGCGCGTGATCGCCGGCAGGATGGCTGCTTCGTGGGAGCGGTGCTGACCACCGGCATCTATTGCAAGCACAGCTGCCCGGCCCGGCACCCGAAGCGCGAGAATATGATCTTCCTGCCCGACGGGGCGGCGGCCCGTGCGGCGGGCTTCCGTGCCTGCCTGCGCTGCCGGCCGGATGAGGTGGGGCGCGACCAGCAGGCGGTGGAGGCGGCGATCCGCCTGATCCGCGCGGCCGAAACGCCGCCCCGACTGGAGGAGATGGCCGACCATGTCGGCTATGCGCCGCATCATTTCCATCGCTTGTTCAAGCGGATCACCGGCCTGACCCCGGCCGCCTATGCCCGCGATCTGCGCGCTGAGCGGCTGAAGGCGGCACTGGCGACGCCCGGCCGCGTGACCGATGCGATCTATGAGGCAGGCTATAACGCGCCGAGCCGCGCCTATGCCGATGCCGAACGGCATCTGGGCATGACGCCCAGCGCCTGGCGCGAGGGCGGGCGCGGCGTCGATA encodes:
- the ada gene encoding bifunctional DNA-binding transcriptional regulator/O6-methylguanine-DNA methyltransferase Ada, which translates into the protein MNQMTRPEPVPAAMPDATDCWTAFLARDRRQDGCFVGAVLTTGIYCKHSCPARHPKRENMIFLPDGAAARAAGFRACLRCRPDEVGRDQQAVEAAIRLIRAAETPPRLEEMADHVGYAPHHFHRLFKRITGLTPAAYARDLRAERLKAALATPGRVTDAIYEAGYNAPSRAYADAERHLGMTPSAWREGGRGVDIRHVVIGTSLGALLVAATERGLCRIAFEEGEADLRRRYPNATLLPSDAALDRWAAAVAALVDNPGADADLPTDVGGTAFQQAVWAALRAIPAGETRSYGEIAAAIGRPGAVRAAGTACGDNGLAILVPCHRVLRSDGSLGGYAYGVDRKRSLLEAERRAKMTAKATGE